The Chionomys nivalis chromosome 4, mChiNiv1.1, whole genome shotgun sequence genome contains the following window.
TTGTTGAAGAACTAGGCGACGTGACAGCCCCGTTCCCGCCGCTCTCCACCCGCGGCTACAGGGCTCAACCGCCTTCGCAGGACACGCCCTCCCGACCTCCCTCGGGCCTTTCCCCCGACAGGAAGTTCCCAGTTggaccaattaaaaaatggaatggGGGCGTggtcttcatctttctttttattggctCAGAGGAGTAGGCGGCGGGGATCTTCCCGCGCCGAGGCGGAAATTGTGCTGTGTTCTCTGCGTGCTTTCAGCTTTCTCGGGCTCTTTCCACGATGGTGCGGAAGCTAAAGTTCCACGAGCAGAAGCTGCTGAAGCAGGTGGACTTCCTGAACTGGGAGGTCACCGACCACAACCTTCACGAGCTGCGCGTGCTGCGGCGGTACGGGCTCCAGCGGCGCGAGGAATACACGCGCTACAACCAGCTGAGCCGCGCCGTGCGCGAGCTGGCGCGGCGCCTGCGCGACCTCCCCGAACGCGACCCGTTCCGCGTGCGCGCTACGGCGGCGCTGTTGGACAAGCTCTACGCCCTCGGCCTGGTGCCCACGCGCGGCTCGCTCGAACTCTGCGACTCCGTCACAGCCTCGTCCTTCTGCCGCCGCCGCCTGCCCACTTTGCTCCTCAAGCTCCGCATGGCGCAGCACCTCCAGGCTGCTGTGGCCTTTGTGGAGCAGGGTCACGTCCGCGTCGGCCCTGACGTGGTCACCGATCCCGCCTTTCTCGTTACTCGCAGCATGGAGGACTTTGTCACTTGGGTGGACTCGTCCAAGATTAAGCGGCACGTGCTGGAGTACAATGAGGAACGCGATGACTTTGATCTGGATGCCTAGCTAGGATTCTTCCCGTGGCAACTACAGGTTACTGACCCGGGGATGGGAGGAATCGCCCTTTGTGTTCCGGGAAATTTTCTTCGAATTTGAACTGATAATTAAATGACTGTCTtaggagtcagtgagaagcagtTTTGTATTGCACTGGGGATTGTTAGCTGCTAGTGCCTTAAACTTGATGGTGCAGAAGCAGGACGTTAACCCCTTTCCTCCTTTGCTTTATCGTCTTGAAATAGGACTGAACAGATGGAGAATTGGAgttaagtttttttgttgtttttttatatataaagtggTGCAACTTGAATGTTAAGTGTTCACTCTCTcatttaaagaaatctttaactTATGCCAATAAATGCCCCTACCACCTTGTTAAGTGTAAATATTTGTCTTCTTACCCAGGTTTCTATCTAGCCGTATCTATTGATCGTACAAGCTCATGAACCCTAAGAATGGGAATGGGATTATAGGCGTGAGGTCTGCTGCGGGAGCCTCACGTGGAGGCTGCACGGTGTTGGACAAGCTGAGCAGATTTGTCACCAGCCCTTTTCCCGGAATGAATGTTTTGGCAGAGTTTTTATC
Protein-coding sequences here:
- the Imp3 gene encoding U3 small nucleolar ribonucleoprotein protein IMP3, whose protein sequence is MVRKLKFHEQKLLKQVDFLNWEVTDHNLHELRVLRRYGLQRREEYTRYNQLSRAVRELARRLRDLPERDPFRVRATAALLDKLYALGLVPTRGSLELCDSVTASSFCRRRLPTLLLKLRMAQHLQAAVAFVEQGHVRVGPDVVTDPAFLVTRSMEDFVTWVDSSKIKRHVLEYNEERDDFDLDA